In Desulfatirhabdium butyrativorans DSM 18734, a single genomic region encodes these proteins:
- a CDS encoding CbbQ/NirQ/NorQ/GpvN family protein, translated as MNTQPYYLETGNEVRLFEAAYRDRLPVMLKGPTGCGKTRFVEYMAHRLHLPLITVPCHEDLFASDLIGRYLLMEDRTIWVDGPLTQAVRNGGICYLDEIVEARKDTTVVIHPLTDARRVLNIDKKNESIPAHPDFLIVISYNPGYQSVLKDLKQSTRQRFVSLSFSYPSPEQETEIVAHEGGIDPDTAGRLVHLAGRIRRIREQGLVEGASTRLLIYAARLIRNGIGFAEACSSAVCQPLTDDAKLQETLNDLIADLA; from the coding sequence ATGAATACCCAACCCTATTATCTCGAAACCGGAAATGAAGTGCGGCTGTTTGAAGCCGCTTATCGCGACAGACTTCCCGTGATGCTCAAGGGGCCTACCGGATGCGGCAAGACCCGTTTTGTGGAGTACATGGCTCACAGGCTCCATCTGCCGCTGATCACCGTTCCCTGCCACGAAGACTTGTTTGCCTCCGATCTGATCGGCCGGTATCTGCTGATGGAAGATCGGACCATCTGGGTGGATGGCCCGCTGACCCAGGCCGTCCGGAACGGAGGCATCTGTTATCTGGATGAGATCGTCGAGGCCAGAAAAGATACGACCGTCGTGATCCATCCCCTGACCGACGCCCGCCGGGTGCTGAATATTGACAAGAAAAACGAAAGCATTCCGGCTCATCCCGACTTCCTGATCGTCATTTCCTACAATCCAGGGTACCAGTCGGTATTGAAAGACCTCAAACAGAGCACCCGCCAGCGTTTCGTGTCCCTGAGCTTCAGTTATCCCAGTCCGGAACAGGAAACCGAAATCGTCGCCCACGAAGGGGGAATCGATCCGGATACGGCAGGCCGTCTGGTGCATCTGGCCGGACGCATCCGCCGGATTCGGGAGCAGGGGCTCGTGGAGGGGGCCAGCACCAGGTTGCTGATCTATGCGGCACGCCTGATCCGAAACGGGATCGGATTCGCAGAAGCCTGCAGCAGCGCCGTTTGCCAGCCCTTGACCGACGATGCCAAGCTTCAGGAAACGCTGAACGATCTCATCGCCGATTTGGCCTGA